In Paenibacillus sonchi, a single genomic region encodes these proteins:
- a CDS encoding response regulator: MWKVLLVEDEVFVRESVREIIAWEELGFTVSGEAGNGAEALDIIRRDVPDLVITDIIMPEMDGVELLRRTREEGYSSRFVMLTCMSDFEYVRQAMEYGASNYILKLSMSVNSLRETLRKISNELLKDGEKRDSSPDLVQAKTGADDRNAKALPPLLHEEVTSHPEIQKILQYIHAHYPEDITVKSMSQYVMMGENYVSTLFKKKTGHTLIHYLHQVRVNQAIQYLCHSDLPVYEIGNRVGFVNDNYFIKIFKRLTAQTPSQYRQNNRSKPEPVTI; encoded by the coding sequence ATGTGGAAAGTATTGCTGGTTGAAGATGAAGTCTTTGTACGGGAGTCAGTGCGGGAGATCATTGCCTGGGAAGAACTGGGTTTCACGGTTAGCGGAGAGGCAGGAAATGGCGCAGAGGCCCTTGATATCATCCGGCGGGACGTACCGGACCTGGTGATTACAGATATTATTATGCCTGAAATGGACGGCGTCGAGCTGCTTAGAAGAACCAGGGAAGAAGGCTATAGCTCCCGTTTTGTAATGCTCACTTGCATGAGCGATTTCGAATATGTCCGGCAGGCGATGGAATACGGGGCTTCGAATTACATTTTGAAGCTGTCCATGAGTGTGAATTCACTGCGGGAGACACTGCGTAAAATCAGCAATGAGCTGCTGAAGGACGGAGAGAAGCGTGACAGTAGTCCTGACCTGGTGCAGGCGAAGACCGGAGCCGATGACCGGAACGCCAAAGCGCTGCCGCCGCTGCTTCATGAGGAAGTCACCTCCCATCCGGAGATCCAGAAAATTCTGCAGTATATCCATGCCCATTACCCGGAGGATATTACCGTGAAGTCGATGTCCCAGTATGTCATGATGGGCGAAAATTATGTCAGCACCTTGTTCAAAAAGAAAACCGGGCACACGCTGATCCATTACCTGCACCAGGTGCGCGTGAATCAGGCGATTCAGTATCTGTGCCATTCCGACCTGCCCGTATATGAGATCGGCAACCGGGTCGGCTTCGTTAACGATAATTATTTTATCAAAATATTCAAGCGCCTGACCGCACAAACGCCAAGCCAGTACAGGCAGAACAACAGAAGCAAACCCGAACCCGTAACCATCTGA
- a CDS encoding GntR family transcriptional regulator has protein sequence MSQFVYKQIIDDLKMKIFAGQFADMRLPDERSLSDTYQVSRSSIKRALMKMENSGIIFKKRGSGTFINPLYIKNESIFNYEGTNLGVTDNFQMDGKKPKVKVLNFEVIRPTEELQRDLFLQPHDFVYKIIRLRLFDDEPFMIETGYIPIKIVQNLDQTIIEGSIFHYLEESRNLAVTKSFLSIFAEPSGTHDQELLHLQENEPVGIMEGIFFLDNGTPFEFSHMRFHYKYLKFNTFVSVQ, from the coding sequence ATGAGCCAATTTGTCTATAAGCAAATTATTGATGACCTCAAAATGAAGATCTTTGCGGGACAGTTTGCCGATATGAGGTTGCCGGATGAGCGCAGCCTTAGCGACACATACCAGGTGAGCCGCAGTTCGATCAAACGTGCGCTGATGAAGATGGAGAATTCGGGAATTATTTTTAAAAAAAGGGGCTCAGGCACCTTTATCAACCCGTTATACATAAAAAATGAATCGATCTTTAACTACGAGGGTACTAATCTGGGGGTTACCGACAACTTTCAGATGGATGGCAAAAAGCCTAAGGTCAAAGTGCTGAATTTCGAGGTGATCCGGCCTACGGAAGAGCTGCAGCGGGATTTGTTTTTGCAGCCCCATGATTTTGTATACAAAATTATCCGCCTGCGCCTGTTCGATGACGAGCCGTTTATGATCGAAACGGGCTACATTCCGATCAAAATTGTCCAGAATCTGGACCAGACGATTATCGAAGGCTCAATCTTTCATTATTTGGAGGAGTCGCGGAATCTGGCGGTGACCAAATCCTTTTTATCCATTTTTGCCGAGCCGTCCGGGACTCATGATCAAGAGCTGCTCCATCTGCAGGAAAATGAACCTGTGGGGATTATGGAGGGAATATTCTTCCTGGATAATGGCACGCCCTTCGAATTCTCGCATATGCGGTTTCATTACAAATATCTAAAATTTAATACGTTTGTATCTGTTCAATAA
- a CDS encoding phosphoketolase, giving the protein MGLSTLPVDYSSKTYLAKLDAYWRATNYISVGQLYLKDNPLLREPLKDADVKVKPIGHWGTIPGQNFIYAHLNRVICKYDLDMFYVEGPGHGGQVMVSNSYLDGSYTEIYPEITQDIPGLKKLFKQFSFPGGVASHAAPETPGSIHEGGELGYSLSHSVGAILDNPDLISAVVVGDGEAETGPLAASWLSNRFINPITDGAVLPILHLNGFKISNPTVLSRMSKEELTAYFTGMGWEPFFVEGDNPELMHPEMAKVLDTIIERIAAIQKNARENNDTTRPVWPMLVFRTPKGWTGPKEWDKVPNEGSFRAHQVPIPVDQKNMKHAPALLDWLNSYRPEELFDQNGRLNTDLAEILPVGDRRMGMNPVTNAGHLIKDLHKPNFRSYTLDNSVPGQVIAQDMAVLGKYLKEVVTLNEENRNFRIFGPDETMSNRLGPVFEVTKRQWMDEIKEPHDEFLAPYGRVIDSQLSEHQAEGFLEGYVLTGRHGFFASYEAFLRVVDSMITQHFKWLRKATDQSWRADIPSLNVIATSTVFQQDHNGYTHQDPGLLGHLADKKPEFIREYLPADANTLLAVFDTILNDRQKINLIVSSKHPRPQWFSADEAQELVDKGLKIIDWASTCKGEEPDVVIASSGTEPTMESLAAISILHEKLPGLKIRYINVVDLLKLRSQKLDPRGLSDAEFDQFFTKDKPVIFAFHGYEGLIKDLFFDRHNHNLHVHGYRENGDITTPFDMRVLNQMDRFDLAKEAVLSLPDAGKYQAIADEMDAMVKKHNQYIREEGIDLPEVENWVWKALN; this is encoded by the coding sequence ATGGGATTGTCAACTCTGCCTGTGGATTATTCATCAAAAACGTACTTGGCCAAACTCGACGCTTACTGGCGTGCAACTAACTACATATCGGTAGGACAGCTATATTTAAAAGATAACCCGTTGTTAAGAGAACCTTTGAAGGATGCAGATGTCAAGGTTAAGCCTATTGGACACTGGGGAACCATTCCCGGCCAGAACTTTATTTATGCCCATCTGAACCGCGTGATTTGCAAATATGATCTGGATATGTTCTATGTTGAAGGTCCGGGCCATGGCGGCCAGGTTATGGTATCCAACTCCTATCTGGATGGAAGCTACACCGAAATCTACCCGGAAATCACGCAGGATATCCCTGGCCTCAAAAAATTGTTCAAGCAATTCTCCTTCCCTGGCGGTGTGGCATCACATGCGGCTCCGGAAACTCCAGGGTCAATTCATGAAGGCGGAGAGCTCGGCTACTCCCTGTCCCACAGCGTGGGTGCGATTCTGGATAACCCGGATCTGATCTCTGCCGTGGTTGTGGGTGATGGTGAAGCTGAAACCGGACCGCTGGCGGCTTCCTGGCTCTCCAACCGGTTCATCAATCCGATTACAGACGGCGCAGTGCTGCCGATTCTGCATTTGAATGGCTTCAAGATCAGCAACCCGACTGTTCTGTCCCGGATGTCGAAAGAGGAGTTAACCGCTTATTTCACAGGCATGGGCTGGGAGCCGTTTTTTGTAGAAGGTGACAATCCTGAACTGATGCACCCGGAAATGGCGAAGGTTCTGGACACCATCATCGAGCGAATTGCAGCAATCCAGAAGAACGCGCGTGAAAACAATGACACCACCCGCCCGGTATGGCCGATGCTTGTGTTCCGTACCCCTAAAGGCTGGACCGGTCCGAAGGAATGGGATAAAGTGCCGAACGAAGGCTCGTTCCGTGCCCACCAGGTTCCGATTCCAGTGGATCAAAAGAACATGAAGCACGCTCCTGCACTGCTCGATTGGCTGAACAGCTACAGACCGGAAGAATTATTCGACCAGAATGGCCGTTTGAACACGGACCTGGCTGAAATCCTGCCTGTTGGCGACAGACGTATGGGAATGAATCCTGTAACGAACGCCGGCCACCTGATTAAAGACCTGCACAAACCCAATTTCCGCAGCTATACACTCGATAACTCCGTTCCCGGGCAAGTGATTGCACAAGATATGGCGGTGCTGGGCAAATACCTGAAAGAGGTTGTAACGCTCAACGAAGAGAACCGCAACTTCAGAATTTTCGGACCGGATGAAACGATGTCGAACCGCCTGGGTCCTGTGTTTGAAGTGACCAAACGCCAATGGATGGATGAAATCAAGGAACCGCACGATGAATTCCTCGCTCCTTATGGCCGGGTGATTGATTCGCAGTTATCCGAGCATCAGGCCGAAGGATTCCTGGAAGGTTACGTATTGACAGGCCGTCACGGTTTCTTCGCAAGCTATGAAGCGTTCCTGCGTGTAGTGGACTCGATGATTACCCAGCACTTCAAATGGCTGCGCAAAGCAACAGACCAAAGCTGGCGTGCGGATATTCCGTCCCTGAATGTCATCGCAACATCGACAGTGTTCCAGCAGGACCATAATGGCTACACTCACCAGGACCCGGGCTTGCTCGGCCACTTGGCAGACAAGAAACCGGAATTTATCCGTGAATATTTGCCGGCGGATGCCAATACCCTGCTGGCTGTCTTCGATACGATCTTAAATGACCGTCAAAAGATCAACCTGATTGTGTCCTCCAAACATCCGCGCCCGCAATGGTTCTCGGCTGATGAAGCCCAAGAGCTGGTGGACAAAGGACTGAAAATCATCGACTGGGCAAGCACCTGCAAGGGTGAAGAGCCTGATGTGGTTATTGCTTCGTCCGGTACTGAGCCTACCATGGAGAGCCTGGCTGCCATTTCCATCCTGCATGAAAAGCTGCCTGGCCTGAAAATCCGCTATATCAACGTGGTTGATCTTTTGAAGCTGAGAAGCCAGAAGCTGGACCCGCGCGGTTTATCTGACGCTGAGTTTGATCAATTTTTCACAAAGGATAAACCGGTCATCTTCGCATTCCATGGCTATGAAGGTCTGATCAAGGATCTGTTCTTCGACCGCCACAACCATAACCTGCATGTGCACGGGTATCGTGAGAACGGCGATATTACCACACCATTTGATATGCGTGTGCTGAATCAGATGGACCGCTTCGACCTGGCGAAGGAAGCTGTACTAAGCCTGCCGGATGCCGGTAAATATCAAGCGATCGCGGACGAAATGGATGCGATGGTGAAGAAGCACAACCAATATATCCGTGAAGAAGGCATCGACCTGCCAGAGGTAGAGAACTGGGTATGGAAGGCTTTGAACTAA
- a CDS encoding GNAT family N-acetyltransferase, with amino-acid sequence MRRYKQEDAEFIFQVVSQRKIAETTIMIPHPYPRQTVDWWINYVDGNFDEGKAYELGLFRKDSPNNYVGNCGLISVSKEHNNGELGFFIHPEYWNTGLATEACQALIDFGFMNLGLERIHGRCMSKNIGSKRVMEKSGLVVEGLARNEVLKWGKYEDVCHLGIIRSEWLNSKS; translated from the coding sequence TTGAGACGGTACAAACAAGAGGACGCGGAATTCATATTCCAGGTAGTTAGCCAACGTAAGATTGCAGAGACCACAATTATGATCCCCCATCCATATCCAAGGCAGACCGTTGATTGGTGGATAAACTATGTAGATGGGAATTTTGATGAGGGTAAGGCATATGAATTGGGCTTGTTCAGAAAAGACTCTCCTAACAATTATGTAGGGAATTGCGGATTAATCAGTGTGTCAAAAGAACATAACAACGGTGAACTGGGATTTTTTATTCATCCAGAGTATTGGAATACGGGTCTTGCCACGGAAGCCTGCCAAGCTTTGATTGATTTCGGGTTCATGAACCTGGGTCTTGAAAGAATACATGGAAGATGCATGTCGAAAAACATCGGTTCTAAAAGGGTTATGGAAAAGTCAGGATTAGTTGTTGAAGGACTTGCGAGAAATGAAGTTTTGAAATGGGGCAAATACGAAGACGTTTGTCACTTAGGAATCATTCGTTCCGAGTGGTTGAATAGCAAGTCATAA
- a CDS encoding sensor histidine kinase, producing MSKLMRLLIPQKLKYRLFAAFVFLILLPFCALNLYNYQRIESLVQKKISQQSHYQLEQMYRTLEDQISIAFKTLIFLKQDETVKSVLTHPEQQSGLENKRRIENIFKNLNNSFFLYNPSVYFMILDLYESAYTSYPPRESLIYKDLRENPGFDRKLMNPSSYHWVPNDSNYVLRDVSTSAYLLSLYAYLENTQNKPYGMARISIDYSYWLQSIHKQSDLQQQYFIISHTGEDISQSVPKSSLPEQVKARIAEHPQQQYFIDKASNSLINYIYVESLDWYIVNRIPQSVLFVEIEELKRQYFITFFALMGIFLMMTFVIATTITRPLSHLQNKMKAAVQKSLKIRLPEHKFRGEILDLTRTFNTMLDDTNLLIQKLKTEERQKEAVHFQMLLAQTNPHFLLNTLNTIKWIAIREQNEDITNMTLSLGKLLEASLNTDKDLIYLKDEIGLVQAYVHIQQVRYRHKFEVTCEYDEDILYALVPKLSLQPLVENAIIHGIGPLPGNGLIEIKVYREGPGTLIVEIKDNGVGIEQSKLKRTERRRPGIGLSNIEERLRLLFREEGSMDILSSDQGVTVRFTLPFLLSTPYGTEHPA from the coding sequence GTGTCAAAACTAATGCGTTTACTGATTCCCCAAAAGCTGAAATACCGCTTGTTCGCAGCCTTTGTTTTTTTGATTCTGCTGCCCTTCTGTGCTCTGAATTTATACAACTATCAGCGGATCGAAAGCCTGGTTCAGAAAAAAATCAGCCAGCAGAGCCACTATCAGCTGGAGCAGATGTACCGGACACTGGAGGATCAGATCAGCATCGCCTTCAAAACCCTAATCTTCCTCAAGCAGGATGAGACGGTAAAATCCGTATTGACCCATCCCGAACAGCAAAGCGGGCTTGAAAACAAAAGGCGGATCGAGAACATTTTCAAAAATCTGAATAACAGCTTCTTTCTCTATAATCCTTCGGTTTATTTTATGATTCTCGATTTATATGAAAGCGCATACACCTCGTACCCGCCAAGAGAGTCTCTGATTTACAAGGATTTGCGCGAGAATCCCGGGTTTGACCGGAAACTGATGAATCCCAGCTCGTATCATTGGGTTCCCAATGACAGCAACTATGTGCTGAGGGATGTGTCGACCAGTGCCTACCTGTTGTCCTTGTACGCTTATCTGGAGAATACGCAGAACAAGCCTTACGGCATGGCCCGGATCAGCATTGACTATTCCTATTGGCTGCAGTCCATTCACAAGCAATCGGATCTTCAGCAGCAATACTTTATAATCTCGCACACGGGGGAGGATATTTCCCAGTCGGTTCCCAAGAGCAGTTTGCCGGAGCAGGTCAAGGCCAGAATCGCGGAGCATCCGCAGCAGCAATATTTTATCGACAAAGCTTCTAATTCTCTGATCAATTATATCTATGTGGAATCCCTGGACTGGTACATCGTCAACCGCATCCCGCAGTCCGTGTTGTTTGTGGAGATTGAGGAGCTGAAGCGGCAGTACTTTATCACTTTTTTTGCGCTGATGGGCATTTTTCTGATGATGACCTTCGTCATTGCTACAACGATTACCCGCCCGCTGTCCCACCTGCAGAACAAGATGAAGGCTGCTGTACAGAAAAGTCTGAAGATCCGGCTGCCGGAGCACAAATTCAGAGGTGAAATTCTGGATCTCACCCGGACCTTCAATACTATGCTGGATGACACCAACCTGCTGATTCAGAAGCTGAAGACGGAAGAGCGGCAGAAGGAAGCCGTCCATTTTCAAATGCTGCTGGCCCAGACCAATCCCCACTTTCTGCTGAATACGCTGAATACCATCAAATGGATCGCCATCCGGGAGCAGAATGAGGACATCACCAATATGACCCTTTCCCTCGGCAAGCTGCTGGAGGCCAGTCTGAATACCGATAAGGATCTGATCTATCTAAAAGATGAAATCGGGCTGGTGCAGGCCTATGTCCATATTCAGCAGGTCCGGTACCGCCATAAATTCGAGGTCACCTGTGAGTATGATGAAGATATTCTGTACGCGCTGGTCCCCAAGCTCAGCCTGCAGCCGCTTGTAGAAAACGCCATTATTCACGGGATCGGACCGCTGCCGGGCAACGGCTTAATTGAAATTAAAGTATACCGGGAGGGGCCCGGCACGCTCATTGTTGAGATTAAGGATAACGGAGTGGGCATCGAGCAATCCAAGCTCAAACGTACCGAACGCAGGCGTCCGGGCATCGGGCTCAGCAACATTGAGGAGCGGCTGCGGCTCCTGTTCCGGGAGGAAGGCTCTATGGACATCCTCTCCTCCGATCAAGGCGTAACGGTCCGGTTCACCCTTCCTTTCCTGTTATCCACACCTTATGGCACGGAACATCCGGCTTAA
- a CDS encoding carbohydrate ABC transporter permease, translating into MNKAVFNKSLITLVMLFLSIVMIVPFLWMISTSFKTPAEVFQYPIQWIPVHFNWSHHVKVWTGENSFMLYYLNSLKVSVLSTIGAVTLSSLAAYGFARIQFRGRDTMFMVYLSMMMVPPQVLFVPKFIMFDWAGIYNTHWALILPGFFTIFGVFMMRQFFLSVPYEISEAAFIDGAGHFRIFSRIILPMAKPSIATLAIIDFSWHWNDYENALVFLIDHDLFTVPLGLQNFILENNVDYNGMMAAATAGIIPMIIVFLIGQKYIIEGVASSAVKG; encoded by the coding sequence ATGAATAAAGCTGTGTTCAATAAAAGTCTTATCACGCTTGTGATGCTGTTCCTGAGCATTGTGATGATCGTTCCGTTCCTCTGGATGATCAGCACCTCGTTCAAGACCCCGGCTGAAGTATTCCAATATCCGATCCAATGGATTCCCGTCCACTTCAACTGGAGCCATCATGTGAAGGTATGGACGGGAGAAAATAGTTTCATGCTCTATTATTTAAATTCCCTTAAAGTTTCAGTGCTTAGCACCATTGGTGCAGTCACACTCTCCTCACTCGCCGCCTATGGCTTCGCACGGATTCAGTTCAGAGGGCGGGATACCATGTTCATGGTGTATCTGTCCATGATGATGGTGCCGCCTCAGGTGCTGTTCGTGCCCAAATTCATCATGTTCGACTGGGCTGGCATCTACAACACCCACTGGGCGCTTATTCTGCCGGGGTTTTTCACCATCTTCGGGGTCTTCATGATGCGGCAGTTTTTCCTCTCTGTGCCTTATGAGATTTCGGAGGCTGCGTTTATTGATGGAGCCGGCCACTTCCGGATCTTCTCCCGGATTATTCTGCCCATGGCCAAACCATCCATCGCTACTCTGGCCATCATCGACTTCTCCTGGCACTGGAATGATTACGAGAACGCCCTGGTCTTTCTAATCGATCATGACCTGTTCACCGTACCGCTAGGTCTGCAGAACTTCATTCTGGAGAACAACGTGGACTACAACGGCATGATGGCCGCTGCCACCGCCGGGATTATCCCGATGATTATCGTCTTCCTGATTGGCCAGAAATACATTATTGAGGGTGTGGCCAGTTCGGCGGTAAAGGGCTGA
- a CDS encoding TIGR03915 family putative DNA repair protein — translation MFKPAALAYTYDGSFEGLLCCVFESYQWKETPLAIHSDGEEQGLLLESKWIATDSSRADRVLKSLPLRICPEAEELVRLGFWSCTPDRELLLLNFLYLGFTHGRKVMNMLADDTVNTLHKAVQQLRREAHLYLGFVRFSVYGPVMAAVIEPKGFVLPVIQDHFCDRFYGESFMIYDKTHRVALIHQPGQQAIIPLEEWIPPEPDAAEEEYRRLWKGFYNAIGIRERKNDRLRSSLMPKRYWKHLTEMKGSTTAASGGKLTGSSKKLEERSLRLGDGDGPFQS, via the coding sequence ATGTTTAAGCCGGCTGCGTTGGCCTATACCTATGACGGCAGCTTTGAAGGCCTGCTGTGCTGCGTGTTCGAGAGCTATCAATGGAAGGAAACCCCGCTTGCCATCCATTCGGACGGGGAAGAACAAGGCCTGCTGCTGGAATCGAAATGGATTGCTACCGACAGCAGCAGAGCAGACCGGGTGCTGAAATCGCTCCCGCTGCGCATCTGTCCTGAGGCAGAGGAACTCGTGCGCCTGGGATTCTGGTCATGCACGCCGGACAGGGAGCTGCTGCTGCTGAATTTTCTATACCTCGGCTTCACCCATGGCCGCAAGGTAATGAACATGCTTGCTGACGATACGGTGAATACCCTGCATAAGGCGGTTCAACAGCTCCGGCGGGAGGCACATCTGTACCTGGGTTTTGTGCGCTTTTCCGTGTACGGTCCGGTTATGGCGGCGGTCATTGAGCCCAAGGGATTCGTACTGCCCGTCATTCAGGATCATTTCTGCGACCGCTTCTACGGCGAAAGCTTCATGATTTACGACAAAACCCACCGCGTGGCCCTTATCCACCAGCCCGGACAGCAGGCCATTATTCCGCTCGAGGAATGGATACCGCCGGAGCCGGATGCTGCGGAGGAAGAATACCGCCGCCTATGGAAGGGGTTCTATAACGCCATCGGCATCCGCGAGCGCAAGAACGACCGGCTGCGGTCCTCGCTGATGCCCAAGCGGTACTGGAAGCACCTTACGGAGATGAAGGGCAGCACAACAGCAGCAAGTGGCGGTAAGTTAACAGGCAGCAGCAAGAAGCTGGAAGAAAGGTCGCTCCGGCTGGGAGATGGAGATGGTCCATTCCAAAGCTGA
- a CDS encoding ABC transporter substrate-binding protein has protein sequence MKKKTWLAGMTSLVLLTGLLAGCSGNGNGNSSSSAPNNESAGTNASGSSKGTVTLKMWGGVPPESGPQEVIDNWNKAHPETQVEYVRFVNDDDGNLKLDTAMVTGQDVDLFVNYTVSHAAKRVESNLALDLSSFTDYNIDEKMGSDAEGWKINGKYYGVPTTKSAFFIALNKDALDAAGLPVPKDWTWDELREYAKKLKVGDKYGFIQNMEPFVDPIDSVLSQEGYTKADGTSNLDHPLVRKWLETLNGMMQEDKTTPPLGEQLTSKMPVEQVFLSGEVPMLNIGAWLLRSSNNFTDFPRDFKIAFAQVPRLADSADQYVTRGGLGDYISINANSKKQEAAWEFLKWYSDGGMAPMAAGEDCRHPRMRTRTML, from the coding sequence TTGAAAAAGAAAACATGGCTTGCGGGGATGACATCGCTCGTTCTTCTCACAGGGCTGCTGGCAGGATGTTCCGGCAACGGTAACGGCAATAGCAGCTCTTCTGCTCCCAATAATGAAAGCGCTGGCACAAATGCTTCTGGATCATCCAAAGGCACGGTTACGCTAAAAATGTGGGGCGGAGTTCCGCCTGAGTCGGGACCGCAAGAGGTTATCGATAATTGGAATAAGGCACATCCCGAGACTCAGGTGGAATACGTCCGCTTCGTCAATGATGATGACGGAAATCTCAAGCTCGATACAGCCATGGTTACCGGGCAGGATGTAGATTTATTCGTGAACTATACGGTCTCCCATGCGGCCAAACGGGTAGAATCCAATCTGGCGCTCGACCTCAGCTCATTCACTGATTACAATATTGATGAAAAAATGGGCAGTGACGCGGAAGGCTGGAAGATTAACGGCAAATATTACGGTGTTCCCACGACAAAAAGCGCGTTCTTCATTGCACTGAACAAAGATGCCCTTGACGCTGCGGGCCTGCCGGTTCCGAAGGACTGGACCTGGGACGAGCTGCGGGAATACGCGAAAAAACTGAAGGTAGGCGACAAATACGGATTCATTCAGAATATGGAACCGTTCGTGGACCCTATTGATTCTGTGCTGTCGCAGGAGGGCTACACCAAAGCGGACGGTACTTCTAATCTGGATCATCCCCTCGTCCGGAAATGGCTGGAAACGCTGAATGGCATGATGCAGGAGGACAAGACCACCCCGCCGCTTGGTGAACAATTGACTTCCAAAATGCCGGTTGAACAGGTATTCCTGAGCGGTGAAGTGCCTATGCTCAACATCGGGGCCTGGCTGCTGCGCAGTTCGAACAATTTCACGGACTTCCCGCGCGATTTCAAGATTGCCTTCGCCCAGGTTCCCCGGCTTGCAGACAGCGCAGACCAATATGTGACCCGCGGAGGCCTGGGAGACTATATCTCCATTAACGCCAATTCCAAAAAACAAGAAGCAGCCTGGGAATTCCTGAAATGGTACTCCGACGGCGGCATGGCGCCAATGGCTGCCGGGGAAGACTGCCGGCATCCAAGGATGCGAACCAGGACGATGCTCTGA
- a CDS encoding carbohydrate ABC transporter permease, translated as MKTSWMKRQQHLGYLFIGPNMIGVILFFIIPAIYSFYLMFTDYKFMSPDTKFVGLDNIQRMLGDEVFYIAIKNTLMFLLSVPVSIGLAFIVAVVLNRSVYLKKLLRALYFMPYITSGVAVAFVWMLLFQPNNGPINGILRAIGIANPPGWLSTMESSMYAVDIIWIWFMLGYNMIIYLAALQEVSGELLEAAKIDGARTWQTVRSILWPLVSPTTFLLLITGLIMSIKQFGIIQAITQGGPGNSTTVLSLFIYQNAFRYYEMGYASAVSWALFVIIMIFTVVQWLGQKRWVHY; from the coding sequence GTGAAAACATCTTGGATGAAACGGCAGCAGCATCTGGGCTATCTGTTTATCGGGCCTAATATGATTGGCGTGATTCTATTTTTTATTATACCTGCCATCTATTCCTTCTATCTGATGTTCACAGACTACAAGTTTATGAGTCCCGACACAAAGTTTGTAGGCCTGGACAACATTCAAAGAATGCTGGGCGATGAAGTATTCTATATTGCCATCAAGAACACCCTGATGTTCCTGTTGTCCGTACCTGTATCCATTGGACTTGCCTTCATTGTAGCAGTAGTTCTTAACCGTTCTGTATATTTGAAAAAACTGCTGCGGGCGCTGTATTTCATGCCCTACATTACCAGCGGGGTGGCCGTTGCCTTTGTCTGGATGCTGCTGTTCCAGCCGAATAACGGCCCTATCAACGGTATCCTGCGGGCAATTGGCATTGCCAATCCTCCCGGATGGCTGTCTACCATGGAATCTTCCATGTACGCCGTTGATATCATCTGGATCTGGTTCATGCTCGGCTACAATATGATCATCTATCTGGCTGCGCTGCAGGAGGTATCCGGTGAACTGCTGGAAGCAGCCAAAATCGACGGGGCCCGCACCTGGCAGACCGTCCGCAGCATCCTGTGGCCCCTGGTCAGTCCCACGACCTTCCTGCTGCTGATTACCGGACTCATTATGTCGATTAAGCAGTTCGGGATTATTCAGGCGATCACGCAGGGCGGACCGGGGAACAGCACCACCGTATTGTCCCTGTTTATTTACCAGAATGCCTTCCGTTACTACGAAATGGGCTATGCGTCCGCCGTATCCTGGGCGCTGTTCGTGATCATCATGATCTTCACCGTCGTCCAATGGCTCGGTCAAAAACGCTGGGTTCACTACTAA